The genomic DNA TTCACCGACATGCCCGGGTTCGCCTCGAACATCAGGGCCGCCACACCGGAGACGACGGCCGCCGCCTGTGAGGTCCCGCTGCCCTTGATGTAGCTGCCCGGCATGATGGCGGTGGGATGCTGCGCCGCCACCGTGCTCCCCGCGGCGAGGTTCGACACGATGCTGATCCCCGGAGCCACCACGTCCGGCTTGGTGAACCCGTCCTGGGTGGGCCCGACGCTGGAGAAGTCGGCCAGGGTGTCGTCGCCGTAGGAGGCCGTGTTCTTGTCGTCGATGGCTCCCACCGTGACCACGTAGGGGTCGTCGCCGGGCTTGTTGATGGTCTTGGCGGTCGGGCCGCGGTTCCCGGCGGACACCACCACGAAGATCCCCGCGAACCAGGCCTGCTCCACCGCGTAGTCGAGGGGGTCGATCGAATACGCCTGCGTCCCGTCGGTCCCGAAGGACAGGTTCAGGACGCGGATGTTGTACGCGGTCTTGTGGTTCACGGCCCACTGGAGCCCCGCGATCACCACGGAGACGTCGGTGCCGCCATCCCACCCGGCCACCTTGATCGAGACCAGGTTCGCCTTCGTGGCCACGCCCGGGTACTTGCCGCCGGAGCCGCTCCCGTCGCTGGCGATGATGCCGGCCATGTGGGTCCCGTGCCCGTACCGGTCGAAGCCGTCATGGTCCGGGGTGAAGTCCACGCGGGCCAGGACCCGGCTTCCGAGGTCGGCCACTTGGGACACGCCGGTGTCGAGCAGCGCCACCGTCACGCCCTGCCCCGTGTACTTCTGCTTGTCCAGCCCGATGGCGGCCCGCCACAGCGTGTTGGGCGCCCAGGAGTCGTACTTCTTCATGTTCACGCCCAGCATGTGGATCCGGGCGTCGCCCCAGACATGGGTGATGGCTCGGGACGCCAGCAGGCCGGGCACCCGCCCCGCCGGGATGCGGGCCGAGAAGCTCTCGACGATCGGAAGCTCGTGCGTGACGTGGCCGCCCGCGGCCCGCACCAGCGCCTCGGCGGTGTCGGACTGCGGAACGGCCTCCCCCACGATCACGGAGACGTTCCGGGCCGGGGACGTCCTGGCCAGCCGGAGCAACCCGGCGTCGGCCGGAGCCGGCAGGGCGGGGGGCTGGACGACCACGGCACCAACGGCCAGGCAGGCCACGGCGGCCACCATGGCGACCAGTCGCCGAGGTCGAAGGACCGGCCAGGTGAGCGGGGCGGTGAGCGTGGCTTCCACGAGTTCCCTTTCGTCGTCCAGCGGATGTTCCTGGGAACCTGAGTATCGACACGCGGCCCTTCCCCCACTACGGGCGAACGGGCAGAGTTGGGCCACCTCCCTCGCCCCGTTCGGTGTAGGCCGGGTCCGAAGCGGATGAGCTCCGGGAGCGTCCCGGGCGGGCGTTCGGGGAAGGCCCGGCGCCGGCCGGTCCCGATCCGGCAGACCAAGGAACTCCCCCGGGCCGGCGCCGACCCGGACCGAAGGCCGGTGATCGAATCGGCGTTTGCTGGCATGATCCCGTACAGCGTTGGAAGGAGGGGGCATGCGGCGGGTGGCCATCGGGGCGGCGGCGGCGATCGTCCTGGGGGCGCTGTTCGGAAGCGTCCCGGGAGGCGCGCGAGCAGGCCACCGGATGAACGCCGCGATCCGGGCCGCGTTCCATCCACCGGCACGAATCCCCAACGACACGTTCGTCCCGCAGGTCTCGGGCGGGGTCGTGGCCTCGGTGGCCGAGCTGCGCGCCGCCCGTCGGAGCACCGCCACGGAGCCGCCGGTCACCGCACCCGGCCCTACCGGATGCCGGCACGTCTTCCGGGCGCCGGGGAGCCCGGCGAACGTTCGGGCCAACCAGGACTGCACGCTTCGGCGGCAGGCCGAGGAGACCGTCGCCGCGAACCCCACAAATCGGGGGAACCTGGTGATCGGCCAGAACGACTCGCGCTCGGGCTTCAACCAGACCGGGCTCGACTACACCATCGACGGCGGGAAGCACTTCGGCGACTTCCAGCCGGGAACGCGGTTCCTGTCGTGCCAGGGCATCGGGTACGACGCCTTCAGCGACCCCAGCGTCACCTTCAACGCGAACGGTGCCATGTACTACGCGGCGGTCGGCTTCGACCTCGGCGACGCCACCAGCGGCCTGTTCGTGTGGAAGGCCGATGCGGCTTCGAAGGGCTCGTATCTGCACGATCCGGCCGACCGCCTGGACGCCGACCCCAGCCGCGTCGCGGAGAACTGCAACGAGGCGGCCGGGCCAGGCCGCGGGGTGGACTTCCAGCTCGACAACGACCGCGAGTCCATCGTGGCCGACTCCAACCGGGCCAGCCCGTTCGCCAACAACGTGTACGTGACGTGGACCGTCTTCGACTTCCATTGCGGGGACGCCGGGCAGTCCTACTGCTCCAGCGCCATCTTCTTCTCGCGGTCGCTCGATGGAGGCGCCTCCTGGAGCACGCCGAAGGAGATCAGCGGCGCCAACCCCGCCATCTGCGCGTTCGGGGACACGTTCGACCCGGCCAGGAGCCCCTCGGACTGCGACTTCGACCAGGGCTCGGCGCCGTTCGTGGACCGAGGGGGCGAGCTCTACGTCGCGTTCAACAACTGCAACACGACCCGGCGCTCGGTCCACGGGCTGCCCGGCCGGTGCCAGCAGCTCGTGGTGAGCTCGAACGATGCCGGCGTCACCTGGACCGCGCCCGTGCGGGCGGCCATCGACGTCGCCACGGAGCCCATCAACTTCTCGCCGCTCCAGGACCTCACCACCGGGTGCCCGCCCTTCCGCCAGTGCCTGGAGCCGAACGGATACCGGGTGAGCGACTCCCCGTCCGTCTCGGCCGGCGGCGGGCGCATCGCCGTGGTGTGGTCCGACTTCCGCCACGGCGGACCCTGCGACAACTCGGCCGGGATCATCACCGAGCCCTGCCAGAACCACAACGC from Actinomycetota bacterium includes the following:
- a CDS encoding S8 family peptidase is translated as MEATLTAPLTWPVLRPRRLVAMVAAVACLAVGAVVVQPPALPAPADAGLLRLARTSPARNVSVIVGEAVPQSDTAEALVRAAGGHVTHELPIVESFSARIPAGRVPGLLASRAITHVWGDARIHMLGVNMKKYDSWAPNTLWRAAIGLDKQKYTGQGVTVALLDTGVSQVADLGSRVLARVDFTPDHDGFDRYGHGTHMAGIIASDGSGSGGKYPGVATKANLVSIKVAGWDGGTDVSVVIAGLQWAVNHKTAYNIRVLNLSFGTDGTQAYSIDPLDYAVEQAWFAGIFVVVSAGNRGPTAKTINKPGDDPYVVTVGAIDDKNTASYGDDTLADFSSVGPTQDGFTKPDVVAPGISIVSNLAAGSTVAAQHPTAIMPGSYIKGSGTSQAAAVVSGVAALMFEANPGMSVNVAKATLMGTCKKIASSSGVGKGLVWAPDATFAASKNFYAKSPANAGLVPSSGTGSLEGSRGTYHVYADTNNDGVPDTLIAGDLDALGTIWDRKGWKSDAWLTSDWLPLTSLDVGWDKKGWKGANWSGMQWDSSSWASAAWSGTAWGAATWTTSPATASTDWGSSTWS
- a CDS encoding glycoside hydrolase, whose protein sequence is MRRVAIGAAAAIVLGALFGSVPGGARAGHRMNAAIRAAFHPPARIPNDTFVPQVSGGVVASVAELRAARRSTATEPPVTAPGPTGCRHVFRAPGSPANVRANQDCTLRRQAEETVAANPTNRGNLVIGQNDSRSGFNQTGLDYTIDGGKHFGDFQPGTRFLSCQGIGYDAFSDPSVTFNANGAMYYAAVGFDLGDATSGLFVWKADAASKGSYLHDPADRLDADPSRVAENCNEAAGPGRGVDFQLDNDRESIVADSNRASPFANNVYVTWTVFDFHCGDAGQSYCSSAIFFSRSLDGGASWSTPKEISGANPAICAFGDTFDPARSPSDCDFDQGSAPFVDRGGELYVAFNNCNTTRRSVHGLPGRCQQLVVSSNDAGVTWTAPVRAAIDVATEPINFSPLQDLTTGCPPFRQCLEPNGYRVSDSPSVSAGGGRIAVVWSDFRHGGPCDNSAGIITEPCQNHNADVFVAVSADAGLTWSPPRLVSSRTGRAGSRSDPAAQWQPWGTVGPDGTLYVAYYDRRYGSCERTGCNDITLAISHHDGRSWTYRRITTGSMPNLVPANNPFQAGFLGDYLYVIVAHRTVDVVWADTRGVVGSHNPTPDEDVYLARVPVR